One Porphyromonas pogonae genomic region harbors:
- the mraY gene encoding phospho-N-acetylmuramoyl-pentapeptide-transferase — MLYYLFDLFHAWGIPGARLLHYVSFRVGIAVILALLISTVYGARIIKKLQKLQIGETIRDLGLEGQLSKKGTPTMGGIIIILAILVPTLLFARLDNIYIILMILTTVLLGALGFLDDYIKVYRKNKAGLKGKYKIIGQVGLGFIVGFTLYISPAVVIKENSEIIKEGNERIVKFETVDVKSTKTTIPFLKNNNLDYAKIFPFKGDAATVAGWTLFVLMTIFIVTMISNCVNLTDGIDGLASGSSAIVGIVLAIFAYVSSHIEMAAYLNIMFIPGAEELTIFAASFVGATLGFLWYNSFPAQVFMGDTGSLTLGGIIGVFAIIIRKELLLPILCGVFIVEGISVLLQVGYFKYSKKKTGEGRRIFKMAPLHHHYQKVGGAQCDSLISRPNQPLPETKITVRFLLVGIILAALTVVTLKMR; from the coding sequence ATGCTGTATTATCTATTCGATTTATTTCATGCTTGGGGTATTCCCGGAGCACGATTGTTGCACTATGTTTCTTTCCGTGTAGGCATAGCGGTTATTCTGGCATTGCTTATATCCACGGTTTACGGAGCGAGAATAATCAAGAAATTACAAAAACTTCAGATTGGCGAGACCATTCGTGATTTGGGGCTTGAAGGTCAATTGTCCAAAAAAGGAACGCCTACGATGGGTGGTATCATTATCATACTGGCTATACTGGTTCCTACATTGCTTTTTGCACGGCTGGATAATATATATATCATATTGATGATTTTGACCACAGTGCTCTTAGGTGCATTGGGATTTTTAGATGACTATATTAAGGTCTATCGCAAAAATAAAGCGGGTCTCAAGGGCAAGTATAAAATTATCGGCCAGGTAGGATTAGGATTTATTGTCGGCTTTACTCTTTATATTAGCCCGGCAGTAGTGATCAAAGAGAATAGTGAAATCATAAAAGAAGGCAATGAGCGCATCGTCAAATTCGAGACTGTAGATGTAAAATCAACCAAGACCACTATTCCCTTCTTAAAAAATAATAATCTTGATTATGCTAAGATATTCCCTTTCAAAGGTGATGCTGCTACAGTGGCAGGGTGGACTCTCTTTGTTCTCATGACTATATTCATCGTTACTATGATCTCCAATTGTGTCAACCTTACAGATGGTATTGATGGACTTGCCAGTGGGTCTTCTGCTATTGTAGGCATAGTATTGGCTATATTTGCTTACGTATCTTCGCATATCGAGATGGCTGCGTACCTCAACATCATGTTTATCCCCGGAGCCGAGGAGCTTACTATATTTGCAGCCTCTTTTGTGGGTGCTACTCTGGGCTTTTTGTGGTACAACTCTTTCCCTGCACAAGTGTTTATGGGAGATACAGGCAGCCTTACATTGGGGGGAATTATAGGTGTATTTGCCATTATCATTCGTAAGGAGCTATTGTTGCCCATTTTATGCGGAGTATTTATAGTAGAAGGGATATCAGTATTACTTCAAGTGGGATATTTCAAATACAGTAAGAAGAAAACGGGTGAAGGACGCCGTATATTCAAGATGGCTCCTTTGCATCACCATTATCAGAAGGTTGGTGGGGCACAGTGTGACTCATTGATCTCCAGACCCAACCAACCGCTTCCTGAAACTAAGATCACTGTACGCTTTCTTTTGGTCGGGATCATTTTGGCTGCTCTTACTGTAGTAACTTTAAAAATGCGATAG
- the murD gene encoding UDP-N-acetylmuramoyl-L-alanine--D-glutamate ligase, giving the protein MDSNKIYDIVVLGAGESGVGAALLCHAKGLSVFISDMGCIADKYKSELDKYAIPYEENHHSENIILNAKEVVKSPGIPEKAPIIQSLLELQIPIISEIELAGRYTDAFMICITGSNGKTTTTMWTYHLLKKQGLDVGLAGNVGFSLARQVAYDPHRYYVIELSSFQLDNMYDFHANIAVLLNITPDHLDRYHYQFDLYAQAKMRIIQNQTDNDSFIYWAEDPFIARWIKEHEMPMHLFPFSTQSDESVAACTQCGGKVLSIMDNVNNEDFVIDIRELALKGPHNLQNAMAVALIGQSVGVDESVLRSALKDFVNVPHRLEPIATINQVEYINDSKATNINSTQYALQSMTKPTILILGGTDKGNDYGDIEALVLEHAKALIFMCKDNAKLHRAFDNKVDNIYDASSMREAVDVAHHIAQPGDTVLLSPACASFDLFKNYEDRGDQFRECVNALK; this is encoded by the coding sequence ATGGATTCAAATAAGATATATGACATCGTAGTATTGGGTGCCGGCGAAAGTGGGGTAGGTGCAGCCTTACTGTGTCATGCAAAGGGTTTGAGTGTGTTTATTTCGGATATGGGATGTATTGCAGACAAATACAAGTCCGAATTGGACAAATATGCTATCCCTTATGAAGAAAATCACCATAGTGAAAATATTATTCTCAATGCCAAAGAAGTAGTCAAAAGTCCCGGTATCCCTGAAAAAGCTCCGATTATCCAGTCTCTCTTGGAACTACAAATTCCTATAATTTCTGAGATAGAATTGGCAGGCAGATATACGGATGCTTTCATGATATGTATCACCGGTAGCAACGGCAAAACGACTACAACCATGTGGACATATCATTTACTCAAAAAACAAGGGCTCGATGTAGGACTTGCAGGTAATGTCGGTTTTAGTCTTGCACGTCAGGTGGCTTATGATCCTCATAGGTATTATGTGATTGAGTTGAGTAGCTTTCAGCTTGATAATATGTACGATTTTCACGCTAATATAGCAGTACTTCTTAATATAACTCCTGATCACCTCGATAGGTATCACTATCAATTCGACCTGTATGCTCAAGCCAAAATGCGTATAATTCAGAATCAGACTGACAATGATAGCTTCATTTATTGGGCTGAAGATCCTTTTATTGCACGATGGATAAAGGAGCATGAGATGCCTATGCATCTATTTCCATTCAGTACGCAAAGCGATGAGTCTGTAGCAGCTTGCACTCAATGTGGGGGTAAAGTACTCTCTATTATGGATAATGTGAACAATGAAGATTTCGTGATTGATATACGGGAGTTAGCTCTCAAAGGACCTCATAATCTTCAGAATGCAATGGCAGTAGCTCTTATAGGCCAATCTGTGGGAGTGGATGAGTCTGTATTACGCAGTGCCTTGAAAGATTTTGTGAATGTACCTCACCGTCTCGAACCCATTGCCACAATCAATCAAGTTGAGTATATCAATGACTCCAAAGCTACAAACATCAACTCTACCCAATATGCATTGCAAAGCATGACAAAGCCTACCATATTGATTTTGGGAGGTACAGACAAAGGTAATGACTATGGTGACATCGAAGCCTTAGTCCTCGAGCATGCAAAGGCTTTGATATTTATGTGCAAGGATAACGCTAAATTGCATCGAGCATTCGATAATAAAGTCGATAATATTTATGATGCTTCCTCTATGCGAGAGGCGGTGGATGTAGCTCATCATATAGCACAACCGGGTGATACTGTATTGCTGTCTCCGGCATGTGCTAGTTTTGATTTGTTCAAGAATTATGAAGATCGCGGAGATCAATTCCGCGAATGTGTCAACGCTTTAAAGTAA
- a CDS encoding FtsL-like putative cell division protein codes for MNIPESHNSPDKLSEDLIRRALKDAEALERDRDWSDDADYSDTQEEHLQADITSIDVSDDSHIMPDDYSNIQGDYDEIAMDEISEEVAEEYIDDIESDISDEEDEYYTDESEDYIPEDATMPNDNELLGDSDNQEQQAQERKSKKGPSLWSFLGEGVSNAKWLQRNVRLIMFICILFGINIYRRYSIIDKIEEVDKLEHELKDIQYRSLFKSSEVTASGQKLNIEKEVRDAGLNLQPSATPPYIIYRSPADKELKK; via the coding sequence ATGAATATCCCGGAATCACATAACTCACCTGATAAATTGTCTGAGGATCTTATACGAAGAGCTCTGAAGGATGCAGAGGCTTTGGAGCGTGATCGTGACTGGAGTGACGACGCTGATTATTCTGACACGCAAGAGGAGCATTTGCAGGCGGATATTACGTCTATTGATGTATCTGATGATAGTCATATTATGCCTGATGATTATAGTAATATTCAGGGTGACTATGACGAAATAGCAATGGATGAGATAAGTGAGGAGGTAGCTGAAGAATATATAGATGATATTGAGTCTGATATTTCTGATGAGGAAGATGAGTACTATACGGACGAATCAGAAGATTACATCCCTGAAGATGCGACAATGCCCAATGATAATGAGCTCCTGGGAGATAGTGACAATCAAGAGCAACAAGCCCAAGAACGTAAATCGAAAAAAGGACCTTCCTTGTGGTCTTTTTTGGGCGAAGGGGTATCCAATGCAAAGTGGTTACAACGCAATGTGAGACTCATTATGTTCATCTGTATTCTGTTTGGGATTAATATCTATCGAAGGTATTCCATTATTGACAAAATAGAAGAAGTGGACAAGTTGGAGCATGAGTTGAAAGATATACAATACCGCTCACTGTTTAAATCATCAGAGGTTACGGCAAGTGGTCAGAAACTTAATATTGAGAAAGAAGTAAGAGATGCCGGCCTGAACCTGCAACCGTCAGCCACGCCTCCTTACATCATATATAGATCCCCTGCGGATAAAGAATTAAAGAAATAA
- a CDS encoding UDP-N-acetylmuramoyl-L-alanyl-D-glutamate--2,6-diaminopimelate ligase, with protein MILKDLLIDLKVTLHGDESIDIQSVTDDSREVKPGALFVAVKGVHVDGHKYIDKAIENGAVAIIAEEGNEYEVVGAYDDSIVLAYVQSSHEALGVLASAWYGHPSTRLKLVGITGTNGKTTTATLLYKLMMSMGYPSGLLSTVRNYINNTPVEATHTTPDPLSLNRLIAEMVTSGCEYAFMEVSSHAAEQKRIAGLKFAGGVFTNLTRDHLDYHLTVQNYLNAKKSFFDNLPLGAFALTNQDDKNGLVMLQNTKATKYSYALKSMSDFKATIIERHLDSTELEIDGEDVTVRMVGDFNAYNILAVYGTARLLGRPKNETLTHLSKLTSVDGRFQTMISEKKGYMAIVDYAHTPDALVNVLETIRPLIKGDGIIFTVVGCGGDRDRGKRPIMAHEACRLSDRLIITSDNPRTEEPQAIIEEMKSGLNDDEVARTLCIENRREAIRTACMMAKQNDIILIAGKGHETYQDIQGVKHHFDDREVVAEVFAIE; from the coding sequence ATGATACTAAAAGACTTGCTTATTGATCTGAAAGTGACTTTACATGGTGATGAGTCTATAGATATACAGTCTGTTACGGATGATTCGCGCGAAGTAAAACCCGGAGCACTCTTTGTCGCTGTAAAGGGTGTTCATGTCGATGGGCATAAATATATAGACAAAGCTATTGAAAATGGTGCAGTAGCCATTATAGCGGAAGAAGGAAATGAGTATGAGGTAGTGGGGGCATATGATGACAGCATTGTATTGGCATATGTACAGTCATCTCATGAAGCTCTCGGGGTACTGGCTTCTGCTTGGTATGGGCATCCATCAACCAGATTGAAATTGGTGGGTATAACGGGTACTAACGGTAAAACAACTACTGCTACGTTGCTATACAAACTTATGATGTCTATGGGATATCCGTCAGGTTTGTTGAGCACTGTACGTAATTATATCAACAATACGCCTGTAGAGGCTACTCATACGACTCCTGATCCTCTATCTTTGAATAGATTGATTGCCGAGATGGTAACCTCCGGCTGTGAATACGCCTTTATGGAAGTAAGCTCACATGCTGCTGAGCAGAAGCGCATTGCCGGGCTGAAATTTGCTGGAGGCGTATTTACCAATCTCACAAGGGATCATTTGGACTATCACCTCACTGTTCAAAATTATCTTAACGCCAAGAAGTCATTTTTTGACAACTTACCTTTGGGGGCATTTGCATTGACCAATCAGGATGATAAAAACGGATTGGTAATGCTACAAAACACCAAAGCAACAAAATATTCATATGCATTGAAGAGTATGTCTGATTTCAAGGCTACAATTATAGAACGTCACCTCGATAGCACTGAGTTGGAAATTGATGGAGAAGATGTCACGGTAAGGATGGTGGGTGATTTCAATGCATACAATATTCTCGCTGTCTATGGCACTGCTCGGTTACTGGGGAGGCCAAAGAATGAGACCTTGACACATCTCTCCAAGCTCACTTCTGTGGATGGGCGTTTCCAAACCATGATTTCAGAAAAGAAAGGATACATGGCTATAGTTGATTATGCTCATACGCCGGATGCTTTAGTGAATGTGTTGGAAACCATAAGGCCTCTGATCAAAGGTGACGGTATCATATTTACAGTAGTTGGATGCGGAGGCGATAGAGACCGTGGTAAAAGACCTATTATGGCTCATGAAGCTTGTCGTTTATCCGACCGCCTGATCATAACTTCCGATAATCCCCGTACGGAGGAGCCCCAAGCCATTATAGAAGAGATGAAGAGTGGGCTCAATGATGACGAAGTAGCAAGGACATTGTGCATAGAAAACAGACGGGAAGCGATACGCACGGCCTGTATGATGGCTAAGCAGAATGATATTATCCTCATAGCCGGCAAAGGACATGAGACTTATCAGGATATTCAAGGAGTAAAACATCATTTCGATGACAGAGAAGTCGTTGCTGAAGTTTTTGCCATAGAGTAG
- a CDS encoding penicillin-binding protein, with amino-acid sequence MLLLFLLLFIFGKILNIMIVEGDRWRAKAETIHRPELVQVNPIRGNIYARDGRVVAVTAPYYRLYFDFQAQAFNSVSRDSMNTLLDTLAYHISKKFSTPERAFKASDLTKKWREGIKRKSRYWPVYPYDISYLQLQELYQLPPLCRMPNKKGRLCVGPIPRSIIKEEKSSRMDPFGSLASRTIGEVYGEKQSGLSHGRNGLELSYDNMLKGKTGQAIRIYSAGKYNLNTIVQPEKGYDVYTTLDMDRQSIVETSLKDKLIDADAQSGTAILMDVATGEVIAITNLQRISTGKYAETLNYGVADMSEPGSTFKVASIIVALDDGVCAPDDIVDVGNGLWKLSGRVVRDHNAHRGGYGKITVSQAIQYSSNVGVAKIIVGHYSDNPDRYVEKIRKLGFGYDLKLEIPGAGRARVRKRADNKDGWYGTTLGWMSYGYETQVPPIYMLAFYNAIANDGKFVRPYFVTKVMNKGEIVKENKPTVLNDSICKPSTLREVREMLRDVVTKGTGKPADSPIVSISGKTGTAQLSQGKSGYKGAGGVMHQVSFCGYFPSEHPKYSCIVVIRNPKVGYPGGGSMAGPVVRTIAEKLYSMEAPIPIDQMGRDSLGRRINMVEKLNISSGYKPDIAGMAASHKLPVKQDSKLHGNWVVVRPTDRGAVMCSMPVYPKGIMPNVINMAPADAAYLLQKKGLKPIFKGYGPVAAQSISAGTRFNPGDKVIIYLKNDSTIE; translated from the coding sequence GTGCTTTTATTGTTTCTGCTTTTATTTATCTTTGGTAAGATACTCAATATCATGATTGTTGAGGGAGATAGATGGCGCGCCAAAGCGGAAACAATACATCGTCCCGAATTGGTACAGGTCAATCCTATTCGTGGCAATATATATGCCCGTGACGGAAGAGTGGTGGCAGTTACAGCTCCTTATTATAGGTTGTATTTCGACTTCCAGGCACAAGCGTTTAATTCTGTAAGTCGCGACAGTATGAACACATTGCTGGATACCTTGGCATATCATATAAGTAAAAAGTTTTCCACACCCGAAAGAGCTTTTAAAGCTTCTGATCTCACAAAGAAATGGCGTGAAGGGATCAAACGTAAAAGTCGATACTGGCCTGTGTATCCGTATGATATTTCTTACCTGCAACTTCAGGAATTATATCAACTTCCTCCTCTATGCCGTATGCCCAACAAAAAAGGGCGTCTTTGCGTAGGGCCTATTCCTCGTTCTATTATCAAAGAAGAAAAGTCAAGTCGTATGGATCCTTTTGGTTCTTTGGCTTCACGTACTATCGGTGAGGTTTATGGTGAAAAGCAAAGTGGACTGTCACACGGGCGTAATGGTTTGGAACTAAGTTATGATAACATGCTCAAGGGGAAAACAGGGCAGGCTATACGCATATACTCTGCAGGAAAATATAACCTGAATACCATAGTGCAACCTGAAAAAGGATATGATGTATATACAACGCTTGATATGGACAGGCAGAGTATTGTGGAGACAAGTTTGAAGGACAAACTGATCGATGCTGATGCCCAGAGTGGTACAGCCATATTGATGGATGTGGCCACAGGCGAAGTAATTGCTATAACTAACCTCCAACGTATATCTACTGGTAAATATGCCGAAACACTCAACTATGGCGTAGCGGATATGTCTGAGCCAGGCTCGACTTTCAAAGTAGCATCGATTATAGTTGCTTTAGATGATGGAGTATGTGCTCCTGATGATATTGTAGATGTAGGCAACGGTCTTTGGAAACTATCGGGGAGAGTGGTGAGAGACCACAATGCACACAGAGGTGGCTATGGAAAAATTACGGTGTCACAAGCCATACAATACTCCAGTAACGTAGGTGTAGCCAAAATCATTGTAGGTCATTACTCGGACAATCCGGACAGATATGTAGAGAAGATCAGGAAATTGGGCTTTGGCTATGATCTCAAATTGGAGATTCCCGGTGCAGGGCGTGCCCGTGTGCGCAAAAGAGCAGACAACAAAGACGGGTGGTATGGTACTACTTTGGGATGGATGAGTTATGGATACGAAACCCAAGTACCACCTATATATATGTTGGCTTTTTATAATGCCATAGCTAATGACGGAAAGTTTGTCAGACCTTATTTCGTTACAAAAGTGATGAACAAGGGAGAGATAGTAAAAGAAAATAAACCTACAGTCCTCAATGACAGTATATGCAAACCATCGACATTGAGAGAGGTAAGAGAGATGCTGAGAGATGTAGTCACCAAAGGTACCGGAAAGCCTGCCGATTCCCCTATAGTATCTATAAGTGGAAAGACAGGTACTGCTCAGCTATCCCAGGGAAAAAGCGGATATAAAGGAGCCGGAGGAGTAATGCACCAGGTTTCTTTCTGTGGTTATTTCCCGAGCGAGCATCCTAAATATTCATGTATCGTAGTGATACGTAATCCCAAAGTGGGATATCCTGGCGGAGGATCGATGGCAGGCCCCGTGGTGAGAACAATAGCTGAGAAATTGTACTCTATGGAGGCGCCAATCCCTATAGATCAGATGGGAAGAGATTCACTCGGTCGCCGTATAAATATGGTCGAGAAACTCAATATCAGTTCCGGTTATAAGCCTGATATTGCAGGTATGGCAGCTTCACATAAATTACCTGTGAAGCAAGACTCTAAGTTGCATGGTAATTGGGTTGTGGTAAGACCTACGGACAGAGGAGCGGTAATGTGTTCTATGCCTGTTTATCCTAAGGGAATAATGCCGAATGTGATCAATATGGCTCCTGCGGATGCTGCATATTTATTACAGAAAAAAGGCCTGAAACCGATCTTTAAAGGATATGGTCCTGTAGCTGCTCAGTCCATATCTGCCGGTACAAGATTTAATCCGGGTGATAAAGTGATAATTTATTTGAAAAACGATTCAACAATAGAATAA
- the rsmH gene encoding 16S rRNA (cytosine(1402)-N(4))-methyltransferase RsmH: MSDKIYHVPVMLGECIDAMKIKSDGCYVDVTFGGGGHSRAILSHLGDQGRLYSFDQDPDAVHNITPDPSFTFIASNFRYLERFMDYYGEDGKVDAILADLGVSSHHFDEEDRGFSFRSDAPLLDMRMNIRSGKSARDILNEYDEEHIADMLYKYGELKQSRRLAKRIITARSAKELKTVGDLLAAIKPEINPREEKKQLACVFQAIRIEVNDELKALEDMLEASLKVLRPGGRLVVMTYHSLEDRIVKNFIKDSRPEDNSAMAQIYGKSDNSWIAVTRKPIVASPQEVQDNPRARSAKLRVAELRMKL, from the coding sequence ATGTCTGACAAAATATATCACGTTCCCGTAATGCTGGGTGAGTGCATTGATGCAATGAAAATAAAATCTGATGGATGTTATGTGGATGTAACATTCGGAGGTGGAGGACATTCCCGCGCTATCTTGAGCCACTTGGGCGATCAAGGGCGTTTGTATTCTTTCGATCAAGACCCTGATGCAGTTCATAATATTACTCCTGATCCTTCTTTTACTTTTATTGCTTCTAATTTCAGATATCTGGAGAGATTCATGGACTATTATGGAGAAGATGGCAAAGTGGATGCCATATTGGCGGATTTGGGCGTCTCATCTCATCATTTTGATGAGGAAGACAGGGGGTTCAGTTTTCGAAGTGATGCCCCGTTATTGGATATGCGTATGAATATCCGATCAGGCAAATCGGCAAGGGATATACTCAATGAATACGATGAAGAGCATATCGCAGACATGTTGTACAAATACGGGGAGCTCAAACAAAGTCGCCGATTGGCCAAACGCATCATCACAGCACGCTCTGCTAAGGAGCTCAAAACTGTAGGGGATCTTCTTGCCGCAATAAAGCCTGAGATCAATCCGAGAGAAGAAAAAAAGCAGTTGGCTTGCGTTTTTCAGGCCATACGTATAGAGGTCAATGATGAACTGAAAGCTCTTGAAGATATGCTGGAGGCTTCTTTGAAGGTACTGCGCCCGGGCGGACGCTTAGTGGTAATGACCTATCATTCATTAGAAGATCGCATTGTCAAAAACTTTATCAAAGACAGCAGACCTGAAGATAATAGTGCCATGGCTCAGATATATGGCAAGTCTGATAATTCATGGATAGCCGTAACACGTAAACCTATAGTGGCATCTCCTCAAGAAGTTCAGGATAACCCCAGAGCTCGAAGTGCCAAACTGAGGGTGGCGGAGCTAAGAATGAAACTCTGA